A window from Citrobacter amalonaticus encodes these proteins:
- the arcB gene encoding aerobic respiration two-component sensor histidine kinase ArcB gives MKQIRMLAQYYVDLMMKLGLVRFSLLLALALVVLAIVVQMAVTMVLHGRVEQIDVIRSIFFGLLITPWAVYFLSVVVEQLEESRQRLSRLVQKLEEMRERDLKLNVQLKDNISQLNQEIADREKAEAERQSTFEQLKVEIKEREEAQIQLEQQSSFLRSFLDASPDLVFYRNEDKEFSGCNRAMELLTGKSEKQLVHLKPADVYSPEAAEKVIETDEKVFRHNVSLTYEQWLDYPDGRKACFEIRKVPYYDRVGKRHGLMGFGRDITERKRYQDALERASRDKTTFISTISHELRTPLNGIVGLSRILLDTELTAEQEKYLKTIHVSAVTLGNIFNDIIDMDKMERRKVQLDNQPVDFTSFMADLENLSGLQAQQKGLRFVLDPTLPLPHKVVTDGTRLRQILWNLISNAVKFTQQGQVTVRVRYDAGSTLHFEVEDSGIGIPQDEQDKIFAMYYQVKDSHGGKPATGTGIGLAVSRRLAKNMGGDITVASQPGKGSIFTLTVHAPAVAEEVEDAFEDDDLPLPALNVLLVEDIELNVIVARSVLEKLGNSVDVAMTGKAALEMFTPGEYDLVLLDIQLPDMTGLDISRELTQRYAREDLPPLVALTANVLKDKKEYLDAGMDDVLSKPLSVPALTAMIKKYWDTQDEEECTVKSEESSKSQALLDIPMLEQYIELVGPKLITDGLAVFEKMMPGYLSVLESNLTARDKKGVVEEGHKIKGAAGSVGLRHLQQLGQQIQSPDLPAWEDNVGEWIEEMKQEWQHDVAVLKAWVANAGKK, from the coding sequence ATGAAGCAAATTCGTATGCTGGCGCAGTACTATGTGGACCTGATGATGAAATTGGGTCTGGTGCGCTTTTCGCTGTTGTTGGCGTTAGCGCTCGTTGTGCTGGCAATTGTGGTGCAGATGGCGGTCACCATGGTGCTACATGGTCGGGTCGAACAGATCGATGTCATCCGCTCCATTTTCTTTGGTTTGTTAATCACCCCCTGGGCGGTCTATTTTTTGTCGGTGGTGGTGGAGCAACTGGAAGAATCCCGTCAGCGGTTATCCCGACTGGTGCAAAAGCTGGAAGAGATGCGTGAGCGCGACCTCAAGCTCAACGTCCAACTGAAAGATAATATTTCGCAGCTGAATCAGGAGATTGCTGACCGCGAAAAGGCAGAGGCGGAACGCCAGTCCACGTTTGAGCAGCTCAAAGTTGAGATCAAAGAGCGCGAAGAGGCGCAGATCCAACTTGAACAGCAATCCTCTTTTTTACGTTCTTTTCTGGATGCCTCGCCGGATTTGGTTTTTTATCGCAACGAAGATAAAGAGTTTTCCGGCTGTAACCGGGCGATGGAGTTGCTCACCGGCAAAAGCGAAAAACAACTGGTTCATTTAAAGCCTGCTGATGTGTACTCGCCGGAAGCCGCCGAAAAAGTCATTGAGACCGACGAAAAAGTTTTCCGCCATAATGTGTCGCTGACCTATGAGCAATGGCTTGATTATCCCGACGGGCGCAAAGCCTGTTTTGAAATCCGCAAAGTGCCTTATTACGATCGCGTTGGTAAACGTCATGGCCTGATGGGTTTTGGTCGCGATATTACCGAGCGCAAGCGCTATCAGGATGCGCTTGAGCGCGCCAGCCGCGATAAAACCACCTTTATTTCCACCATTAGCCACGAGCTGCGCACACCGCTGAACGGAATTGTCGGTCTGAGCCGCATTCTGCTGGATACTGAGCTGACGGCCGAACAGGAAAAATACCTGAAAACGATCCATGTCTCCGCCGTGACGTTGGGGAACATCTTCAACGATATCATTGATATGGATAAGATGGAGCGGCGTAAGGTTCAACTGGATAACCAGCCAGTGGATTTCACCAGCTTCATGGCCGATCTGGAGAACCTCTCCGGCCTGCAGGCGCAGCAGAAAGGGCTGCGTTTTGTGCTCGACCCGACCTTGCCGCTGCCGCATAAAGTGGTGACTGACGGCACGCGTCTGCGGCAGATCCTGTGGAACCTGATCAGCAACGCGGTGAAATTTACCCAGCAGGGCCAGGTGACCGTGCGCGTACGTTACGATGCCGGCAGTACTCTGCACTTTGAAGTGGAAGATTCCGGCATCGGCATTCCGCAGGATGAGCAGGACAAAATCTTCGCCATGTATTATCAGGTGAAAGACAGTCACGGCGGAAAACCAGCGACCGGTACAGGCATCGGTCTGGCGGTCTCGCGTCGTCTGGCGAAAAACATGGGTGGAGATATCACCGTGGCAAGTCAGCCAGGTAAAGGCTCAATCTTTACTCTGACCGTCCATGCGCCAGCGGTGGCAGAAGAAGTTGAAGATGCGTTTGAGGATGACGATTTGCCGCTACCGGCGTTAAATGTCCTGCTGGTGGAAGATATCGAACTGAACGTCATTGTGGCGCGCTCGGTGCTGGAAAAACTCGGTAATAGCGTGGATGTCGCGATGACCGGGAAAGCGGCGCTGGAGATGTTCACGCCGGGCGAATACGACCTGGTGTTGCTGGATATTCAGTTGCCGGATATGACGGGCCTCGATATTTCACGCGAACTGACCCAGCGTTATGCGCGTGAAGATCTGCCGCCGCTGGTGGCGCTGACGGCAAACGTCCTGAAAGATAAAAAAGAGTATCTGGATGCCGGTATGGATGACGTGCTGAGCAAGCCGCTGTCGGTACCGGCGTTAACCGCCATGATTAAGAAGTACTGGGATACCCAAGATGAGGAGGAGTGCACGGTGAAATCTGAAGAGAGCAGTAAATCGCAAGCGCTATTAGATATTCCGATGCTGGAACAGTACATAGAGCTGGTGGGGCCGAAACTAATTACCGATGGCCTGGCGGTGTTCGAGAAGATGATGCCAGGTTATTTAAGCGTTCTGGAATCCAATCTGACCGCGCGTGACAAAAAAGGCGTGGTTGAAGAAGGGCATAAAATTAAAGGGGCGGCGGGTTCTGTTGGCCTTCGTCATCTGCAACAGCTGGGGCAGCAGATCCAGTCACCCGATCTTCCGGCATGGGAAGATAACGTGGGGGAATGGATTGAAGAGATGAAGCAGGAGTGGCAACACGACGTTGCGGTATTAAAGGCCTGGGTGGCAAACGCTGGAAAAAAATGA
- the elbB gene encoding isoprenoid biosynthesis glyoxalase ElbB, which yields MKKIGVVLSGCGVYDGAEIHETVLTLLSIARSGAQAVCFAPDKAQADVINHLTGEPMAETRNVLIEAARITRGNIRPLSQAVSADLDALIVPGGFGAAKNLSNFASQGSECRVDPDLAGLALAMHQSGKPLGFMCIAPAMLPKIFDFPLRLTIGTDIDTAEVLEEMGAEHVPCPVDDIVVDEDNKIVTTPAYMLAQDIAQAAMGIEKLVSRVLVLAE from the coding sequence ATGAAAAAAATTGGCGTAGTTCTCAGTGGATGCGGTGTGTATGACGGTGCTGAAATTCATGAAACCGTACTGACGTTGCTGTCCATTGCCCGCAGCGGCGCGCAGGCCGTCTGCTTTGCACCCGACAAAGCGCAGGCCGATGTGATTAATCATCTGACGGGCGAACCGATGGCGGAAACCCGTAATGTACTGATTGAAGCGGCCCGTATTACACGCGGCAACATTCGTCCGCTTTCTCAGGCAGTCTCAGCCGATCTGGATGCGCTGATTGTTCCTGGTGGTTTTGGCGCGGCCAAAAATTTGAGCAACTTTGCCAGTCAGGGCAGTGAATGCCGGGTTGATCCGGATTTAGCCGGGCTCGCTCTGGCGATGCATCAGTCGGGCAAGCCGCTGGGTTTTATGTGCATCGCCCCGGCGATGCTGCCGAAAATCTTCGACTTTCCGCTACGTCTGACAATCGGGACCGATATTGATACAGCGGAAGTGCTGGAAGAGATGGGGGCGGAGCATGTGCCGTGCCCGGTCGATGATATCGTCGTTGATGAAGATAATAAAATCGTCACCACACCGGCCTACATGTTGGCGCAGGACATCGCTCAGGCGGCAATGGGGATCGAAAAACTGGTATCACGCGTGCTGGTCCTGGCGGAATGA
- the gltB gene encoding glutamate synthase large subunit → MLYDKSLEKDNCGFGLIAHIEGEPSHKVVRTAIHALARMQHRGAILADGKTGDGCGLLLQKPDRFFRIVAQEHGWRLAKNYAVGMIFLNKDPELAAASRHIVEEELQQETLSIVGWRDVPTNEGVLGEIALSSLPRIEQIFVNAPAGWRPRDMERRLFIARRRIEKRLQEDKDFYVCSLSNLVNIYKGLCMPADLPRFYLDLADLRLESAICLFHQRFSTNTVPRWPLAQPFRYLAHNGEINTITGNRQWARARTYKFQTPLIPDLHDAAPFVNETGSDSSSMDNMLELLLAGGMDIIRAMRLLVPPAWQNNPDMDPDLRAFFDFNSMHMEPWDGPAGIVMSDGRFAACNLDRNGLRPARYVITKDKLITCASEVGIWDYQPDEVVEKGRVGPGELMVIDTRSGCILHSAETDDDLKSRHPYKEWMEKNVRRLVPFEDLADDQVGQRELDDDTLASYQKQFNYSAEELDSVLRVLGENGQEAVGSMGDDTPFAVLSSQPRIIYDYFRQQFAQVTNPPIDPLREAHVMSLATSIGREMNVFCEAEGQAHRLSFKSPILLYSDFQQLTTMKEEHYRADRLDITFDATQTTLEETVKALCDTAEQMVRSGTVLLVLTDRNIGKNRLPVPAPMAVGAVQTRLVEQNLRCDANIIVETASARDPHHFAVLLGFGATAIYPYLAYETLGRLIDTQAIAKNYRTVMLNYRNGINKGLYKIMSKMGISTIASYRCSKLFEAVGLHDDVVNLCFQGVVSRIGGAGFADFQQDLLNLSKRAWLARKPISQGGLLKYVHGGEYHAYNPDVVRTLQQAVQSGEYSDYQEYAKLVNERPATTLRDLLAINPGDNAVSIEEVEPASELFKRFDTAAMSIGALSPEAHEALAEAMNSIGGNSNSGEGGEDPARYGTNKVSRIKQVASGRFGVTPAYLVNADVIQIKVAQGAKPGEGGQLPGDKVTPYIAKLRYSVPGVTLISPPPHHDIYSIEDLAQLIFDLKQVNPKAMISVKLVSEPGVGTIATGVAKAYADLITIAGYDGGTGASPLSSVKYAGCPWELGLVETQQALVANGLRHKIRLQVDGGLKTGVDIIKAAILGAESFGFGTGPMVALGCKYLRICHLNNCATGVATQDDKLRKNHYHGLPFKVTNYFEFIARETRELMAQLGVTRLVDLIGRTDLLKELDGFTAKQQKLALSRLLETAEPHPGKALYCTENNPPFDNGVLNAQLLQQAKPYVDERQSKTFWFDIRNTDRSVGASLSGYIAQTHGDQGLASDPIKAHFSGTAGQSFGVWNAGGVELYLTGDANDYVGKGMAGGLLAVRPPVGSAFRSHEASIIGNTCLYGATGGRLYAAGRAGERFGVRNSGAITVVEGIGDNGCEYMTGGIVCILGKTGVNFGAGMTGGFAYVLDEDGEFRKRVNPELVEVLGVDELAIHEEHLRGLITEHVQHTGSQRGEEILANWSAFANKFALVKPKSSDVKALLGHRSRSAAELRVQAQ, encoded by the coding sequence ATGTTGTACGATAAATCCCTTGAGAAGGATAACTGTGGTTTCGGCCTGATCGCCCACATAGAAGGCGAACCTAGCCACAAGGTAGTGCGTACCGCCATACACGCACTGGCCCGAATGCAGCACCGTGGCGCAATCCTCGCTGATGGTAAAACCGGCGATGGTTGTGGTCTGCTGCTGCAAAAACCTGACCGCTTTTTCCGCATCGTTGCGCAAGAGCACGGCTGGCGTTTAGCCAAAAACTACGCGGTTGGCATGATCTTCCTGAACAAAGACCCTGAACTGGCCGCCGCCTCTCGCCATATTGTCGAAGAAGAGCTTCAGCAGGAAACTCTGTCGATTGTTGGCTGGCGTGATGTGCCGACCAACGAAGGTGTACTGGGTGAAATCGCCCTCTCCTCCCTACCGCGTATTGAACAAATTTTTGTGAATGCCCCTGCGGGATGGCGTCCGCGCGATATGGAACGTCGTCTGTTCATCGCCCGTCGCCGTATTGAAAAACGACTACAGGAAGACAAAGACTTCTACGTCTGTAGCCTGTCAAACCTGGTCAACATCTATAAAGGTCTGTGTATGCCGGCGGATCTGCCGCGCTTCTACCTGGACCTCGCGGACTTGCGTCTGGAATCGGCCATTTGCCTGTTCCACCAGCGTTTTTCCACCAACACCGTGCCGCGCTGGCCGCTGGCGCAGCCGTTCCGCTACCTGGCGCACAACGGCGAAATCAACACCATTACCGGTAACCGCCAGTGGGCTCGCGCCCGTACCTATAAATTCCAGACCCCGCTGATACCGGATCTGCACGACGCCGCGCCGTTCGTTAACGAAACCGGCTCCGACTCCAGTTCCATGGATAATATGCTGGAACTGCTGCTGGCGGGCGGGATGGACATCATCCGCGCCATGCGTCTGCTGGTGCCGCCAGCCTGGCAGAACAACCCGGATATGGATCCGGATCTGCGCGCCTTCTTTGACTTTAACTCCATGCATATGGAGCCGTGGGACGGCCCGGCCGGTATCGTCATGTCCGACGGGCGTTTCGCCGCCTGTAACCTCGACCGTAACGGTCTGCGTCCGGCGCGCTATGTCATCACCAAAGACAAGCTGATCACCTGCGCATCTGAAGTCGGGATCTGGGACTACCAGCCTGACGAAGTGGTCGAAAAGGGCCGTGTCGGCCCCGGCGAACTGATGGTTATCGACACCCGCAGCGGTTGCATTCTGCACTCCGCCGAAACGGACGACGACCTGAAAAGCCGCCATCCGTATAAAGAGTGGATGGAGAAAAACGTCCGCCGCCTGGTGCCGTTTGAAGATCTGGCAGACGATCAGGTGGGCCAGCGTGAACTGGACGACGATACGCTCGCCAGCTACCAGAAACAGTTTAATTACAGCGCCGAAGAATTGGATTCCGTTCTCCGCGTGCTCGGCGAAAACGGTCAGGAAGCGGTCGGTTCAATGGGTGACGATACCCCGTTTGCCGTGCTTTCCAGCCAGCCGCGCATCATTTACGACTACTTCCGCCAGCAGTTTGCCCAGGTGACGAACCCACCTATCGATCCGCTGCGTGAAGCGCATGTCATGTCGCTGGCGACCAGCATCGGTCGCGAGATGAACGTCTTCTGCGAAGCGGAAGGCCAGGCGCACCGTCTGAGCTTTAAATCACCAATTCTGCTGTACTCTGATTTCCAGCAGCTCACTACGATGAAAGAAGAACATTATCGCGCCGACCGGCTCGATATCACCTTCGATGCGACGCAAACCACGCTGGAAGAGACAGTCAAAGCGCTGTGCGATACCGCCGAGCAAATGGTCCGCAGCGGCACCGTTCTGTTGGTACTGACAGACCGTAATATCGGCAAAAATCGCCTGCCGGTACCGGCGCCGATGGCCGTCGGCGCAGTACAAACGCGCCTGGTTGAGCAGAACCTGCGCTGCGACGCCAACATCATTGTCGAAACCGCAAGCGCTCGCGATCCGCATCACTTCGCCGTGCTGCTGGGCTTTGGCGCGACGGCCATTTACCCATACCTCGCGTATGAGACGCTGGGCCGTCTGATCGACACTCAGGCGATCGCCAAAAACTACCGTACCGTGATGCTGAACTACCGTAACGGCATCAACAAAGGGCTGTACAAAATAATGTCCAAAATGGGCATCTCAACCATCGCCTCCTACCGCTGCTCCAAACTGTTTGAAGCGGTGGGCCTGCATGATGATGTCGTGAATCTCTGCTTCCAGGGCGTGGTCAGTCGCATCGGCGGCGCGGGCTTTGCAGACTTCCAGCAGGATCTGCTGAACCTGTCCAAACGCGCCTGGCTGGCACGTAAACCTATTTCACAGGGCGGCCTGCTGAAGTATGTGCATGGCGGCGAATACCACGCCTACAACCCGGACGTGGTACGAACCCTGCAACAGGCGGTTCAGAGCGGGGAATACAGCGACTATCAGGAATACGCAAAACTGGTCAACGAGCGTCCCGCGACGACACTGCGCGATCTGCTGGCAATTAATCCTGGCGACAACGCGGTCAGCATCGAGGAAGTCGAACCGGCGAGCGAACTATTCAAACGTTTTGATACCGCGGCAATGTCGATCGGCGCACTAAGCCCGGAGGCACATGAAGCACTGGCCGAAGCGATGAACAGCATCGGCGGTAATTCCAACTCCGGCGAAGGCGGCGAAGACCCGGCGCGCTACGGCACCAATAAAGTGTCACGCATTAAGCAGGTGGCCTCTGGTCGCTTCGGTGTCACCCCGGCGTACCTGGTTAACGCCGACGTGATTCAGATTAAAGTCGCCCAGGGTGCGAAACCGGGAGAAGGTGGTCAGCTACCGGGTGATAAAGTGACCCCGTACATCGCCAAACTGCGCTACTCGGTACCGGGCGTGACGCTGATCTCCCCGCCGCCGCACCACGATATCTACTCTATCGAGGATTTAGCGCAGCTGATTTTCGATCTGAAGCAGGTGAACCCGAAGGCGATGATCTCCGTGAAGCTGGTGTCCGAACCGGGCGTCGGTACCATCGCGACCGGCGTGGCGAAAGCCTACGCTGACCTGATCACCATCGCCGGTTATGACGGCGGCACCGGCGCGAGCCCGCTCTCTTCAGTAAAATACGCAGGCTGTCCGTGGGAACTGGGCCTGGTGGAAACCCAGCAGGCGCTGGTCGCCAACGGCCTGCGTCATAAGATCCGTTTGCAGGTCGATGGCGGTCTTAAAACCGGCGTGGATATCATCAAAGCGGCGATCCTCGGAGCAGAAAGCTTCGGCTTCGGTACCGGCCCGATGGTGGCGCTGGGCTGTAAATACCTGCGTATTTGCCATCTCAACAACTGTGCAACCGGTGTGGCAACCCAGGACGACAAACTGCGCAAGAACCATTATCACGGTCTGCCGTTCAAAGTAACCAACTACTTTGAGTTTATCGCTCGCGAAACGCGCGAACTGATGGCGCAGCTTGGCGTGACGCGTCTGGTGGATCTGATTGGCCGTACCGACCTGCTGAAAGAACTGGACGGGTTTACCGCCAAACAGCAGAAACTGGCGCTGTCCCGGCTGCTGGAAACCGCGGAGCCGCATCCCGGCAAAGCGTTGTACTGCACCGAGAACAACCCACCGTTTGATAACGGTGTACTGAACGCACAGTTGCTGCAACAGGCGAAACCGTATGTTGATGAGCGCCAGAGCAAAACCTTCTGGTTCGATATTCGTAACACCGATCGTTCTGTTGGCGCGTCGCTCTCGGGATATATTGCTCAGACCCATGGCGATCAGGGGCTGGCCTCTGACCCAATTAAAGCGCACTTCAGCGGTACCGCAGGCCAGAGCTTCGGTGTCTGGAACGCGGGCGGCGTGGAGCTGTACCTGACCGGCGATGCTAACGACTATGTCGGCAAAGGCATGGCGGGTGGTCTGCTGGCGGTGCGTCCTCCGGTCGGTTCCGCTTTCCGCAGTCATGAAGCGAGCATCATTGGCAACACCTGCCTGTATGGCGCGACCGGGGGTCGTCTGTATGCCGCAGGGCGTGCGGGTGAGCGTTTCGGGGTGCGTAACTCCGGTGCGATCACCGTGGTGGAAGGGATTGGCGACAACGGGTGCGAATACATGACCGGCGGAATCGTCTGTATCCTCGGCAAAACCGGAGTGAACTTCGGCGCGGGTATGACGGGCGGGTTTGCCTACGTGCTGGATGAAGATGGTGAGTTCCGTAAACGTGTAAACCCGGAACTGGTCGAAGTGCTGGGCGTTGACGAACTGGCTATCCACGAAGAGCATCTGCGTGGCCTGATCACCGAACACGTGCAGCATACCGGTTCTCAGCGCGGGGAAGAGATTCTGGCTAACTGGTCAGCCTTCGCTAACAAATTCGCGCTGGTTAAACCGAAGTCCAGTGATGTGAAAGCACTGTTGGGTCACCGTAGTCGTAGCGCAGCAGAGCTGCGTGTGCAGGCGCAGTAA
- the npr gene encoding PTS phosphocarrier protein NPr → MTVKQTVEITNKLGMHARPAMKLFELMQGFDAEVLLRNDEGTEAEANSVIALLMLDSAKGRQIEVEASGPQEVEALAAVIALFNSGFDED, encoded by the coding sequence ATGACCGTGAAGCAAACTGTTGAAATCACGAACAAGCTGGGCATGCATGCCCGGCCAGCAATGAAGCTCTTTGAATTAATGCAGGGATTTGACGCGGAAGTCCTGCTACGAAATGATGAAGGCACCGAAGCGGAAGCCAACAGCGTCATCGCATTACTGATGCTGGACTCCGCCAAAGGCCGACAGATTGAAGTTGAAGCCTCCGGTCCGCAAGAGGTTGAAGCGCTGGCGGCCGTCATCGCTCTTTTCAATTCGGGATTCGACGAAGACTGA
- the mtgA gene encoding monofunctional biosynthetic peptidoglycan transglycosylase yields MKKGVFAFLRRVILRVVIILAVFWGGGIALFSVVPVPFSAVMVERQIGAWLQGDFGYVAHSDWVSMDEISPWMGLAVIAAEDQTFPDHWGFDVAAIEKALSHNERNENRIRGASTLSQQTVKNLFLWDGRSWLRKGLEAGLTVGVETVWSKKRILTVYLNIAEFGDGVFGVEAAAQRYFGKPASRLTQSEAALLAAVLPNPLRFKAAAPSGYVRSRQAWILRQMRQLGGESFMTRHHLH; encoded by the coding sequence ATGAAAAAAGGAGTTTTCGCCTTTCTGAGGCGAGTGATATTGCGCGTCGTGATTATCCTCGCCGTTTTCTGGGGCGGTGGCATTGCGCTGTTTAGCGTGGTGCCTGTGCCTTTTTCAGCGGTAATGGTTGAGCGGCAGATCGGTGCCTGGCTACAGGGTGACTTTGGCTATGTTGCTCATTCCGACTGGGTGAGTATGGATGAAATCTCTCCGTGGATGGGACTCGCGGTGATTGCCGCAGAAGACCAGACCTTCCCGGACCACTGGGGTTTTGACGTTGCTGCCATCGAAAAAGCGCTGTCACATAACGAACGTAATGAAAACCGCATTCGCGGCGCGTCAACATTGTCACAGCAAACGGTTAAAAATCTCTTTCTCTGGGATGGGCGTAGCTGGTTGCGGAAAGGGCTGGAAGCCGGACTTACCGTCGGTGTAGAGACGGTCTGGAGCAAGAAGCGGATCCTGACGGTTTACCTGAATATCGCGGAATTTGGTGATGGCGTATTTGGCGTCGAAGCCGCCGCACAACGCTATTTTGGCAAACCGGCCAGCCGATTGACTCAGTCAGAAGCGGCGCTGCTTGCCGCTGTATTACCCAATCCTCTGCGCTTTAAGGCCGCAGCACCTTCAGGCTATGTGCGTAGCCGTCAGGCGTGGATACTGCGTCAAATGCGACAGTTGGGTGGGGAGTCGTTTATGACCCGCCACCACCTGCATTAA
- a CDS encoding TIGR01212 family radical SAM protein (This family includes YhcC from E. coli K-12, an uncharacterized radical SAM protein.), whose amino-acid sequence MQLQKLVNMFGGDLSRRYGQKVHKLTLHGGFSCPNRDGTIGRGGCTFCNVASFADEAQQHHSIAEQLAHQAHLVNRAKRYLAYFQAYTSTFAEVQVLRSMYQQAVSQASIVGLCVGTRPDCVPEAVLDLLCEYKDQGYEVWLELGLQTAHDKTLYRINRGHDFACYQRTTRLARERGLKVCSHLIVGLPGERQAECLQTLERVVETGVDGIKLHPLHIVKGSIMARAWEAGRLNGIELDDYTRTAGEMIRHTPPEVIYHRISASARRPTLLAPLWCENRWTGMVELDRYLNTHGVQGSAIGRAWVPPDA is encoded by the coding sequence ATGCAGTTACAGAAATTAGTCAATATGTTTGGTGGGGATCTTTCTCGGCGTTATGGGCAAAAGGTTCATAAACTGACGCTCCACGGCGGATTTAGCTGTCCAAATCGCGATGGCACCATCGGACGCGGCGGCTGCACTTTCTGTAATGTTGCCTCTTTTGCGGATGAAGCGCAGCAGCATCATTCGATCGCCGAACAACTCGCGCACCAGGCGCATCTGGTTAATCGTGCGAAACGCTATCTGGCCTATTTCCAGGCCTATACCAGTACCTTTGCTGAAGTGCAGGTGTTGCGCTCGATGTATCAGCAGGCGGTCAGTCAGGCCAGTATTGTCGGGCTGTGCGTGGGAACGCGTCCCGACTGCGTACCGGAGGCGGTTCTCGATCTGCTCTGTGAGTATAAAGACCAGGGCTATGAAGTGTGGCTGGAGCTGGGGCTGCAGACCGCACATGACAAAACGCTGTACCGTATTAATCGTGGTCACGATTTTGCCTGTTATCAGCGCACGACCCGCCTTGCCCGTGAGCGCGGCCTGAAAGTTTGTTCGCACCTTATTGTCGGCCTGCCGGGAGAACGGCAAGCGGAATGCCTGCAAACGCTTGAGCGGGTGGTGGAGACGGGAGTGGATGGCATCAAACTGCATCCGCTGCACATCGTGAAGGGCAGCATTATGGCCAGAGCGTGGGAAGCAGGGCGTCTGAACGGGATTGAACTGGATGACTACACGCGAACCGCAGGCGAGATGATCCGTCATACCCCGCCGGAGGTGATTTATCATCGTATTTCCGCCAGCGCGCGCCGTCCCACGCTGCTGGCACCGTTGTGGTGCGAAAACCGCTGGACCGGGATGGTCGAGCTGGATCGTTATCTGAATACGCATGGCGTGCAGGGTTCTGCGATCGGACGGGCATGGGTTCCGCCTGACGCCTGA
- the yrbL gene encoding PhoP regulatory network protein YrbL, with protein sequence MIRLSAETPLGTGRHRKCYAHPDDAQRCIKIVYNSGHGGDKETQRELKYYAHLSRYLKDWSGIPRYYGTVETDCGTGYVYDVIADYDGKPSITLTEFAKQCRYEDDFAVLRQLLKTLKRYLRDNHIVTMTLKPQNILCHRISESEVVPVVCDNIGEGTLIPLATWSKWFCHRKQERLWQRFIAQPVLAVALEKDVHPKERSGLSLSSREA encoded by the coding sequence ATGATTCGTTTATCAGCAGAGACTCCCCTGGGCACCGGACGACATCGTAAGTGTTATGCGCATCCGGATGATGCCCAACGTTGTATTAAGATCGTTTACAACAGTGGACACGGCGGCGACAAAGAGACACAGCGTGAACTGAAGTACTATGCTCACCTCTCTCGCTACCTGAAAGACTGGAGCGGTATCCCTCGCTATTACGGCACGGTCGAGACCGACTGCGGAACGGGTTACGTTTACGATGTGATTGCCGATTACGACGGCAAGCCGTCCATCACTCTCACCGAATTTGCCAAACAATGTCGTTACGAAGACGACTTTGCCGTGCTGCGTCAGCTGCTGAAGACGCTAAAACGCTACCTGCGTGACAACCATATCGTCACCATGACGCTGAAACCACAGAACATTCTTTGTCACCGTATCAGCGAATCGGAAGTGGTGCCGGTGGTTTGCGATAATATTGGCGAAGGGACGTTGATCCCGCTGGCGACCTGGTCAAAATGGTTCTGCCATCGTAAGCAGGAAAGGCTGTGGCAGCGTTTTATCGCCCAACCGGTACTGGCCGTCGCGCTGGAAAAAGACGTCCACCCGAAAGAACGCAGCGGATTGTCACTCTCTTCGCGCGAGGCGTAA